GTATCACATTACAAGATATAAAGCTCACTTTTGTGGATCCTCATTTGAAAAGACCAGCCTTAACATATTGTAAAAATGCACAAGGCACACATCGTGACACGGTCCTTCCTCGGAGTTGTTTCTAAAAACACCATATAATATGGAAGGGAGTAATGActaattatgatgatatgatacaTGATACTTGTTGtgtgtatattatattttcgaCTTTTCAaccaattgaaaataaaatataggaaaagaagcTCATTTCTCATGAGGTCTCTTATTTTTTAGTCTTGTTGGttagttttaatttgaaataaagaaataattgTAACTATCAATTTTCTCATGATTGTGGTAACAATTTAGTCAGGCAAAATTGTGTCTCTTttgttataaaaaatggtttAATAACTTTCGTGATACTTATAAAGTAAGTTGAATTATATACTTTTTCATTACATcaaatatttttaggaaaattacgtagaaaaacaaacatatactagtcAATTAGctaatatagctatagtttgaattaataaCGGCTCGCAGCTTAATTTTAGCTTAGCTTACGTCACTTGTcctcttttatacatatacaaatacaaattatacacatatgtatataattatgtgacatatatacaaatacaattaacCTCTCTCCACTCTTTGACCtttcttgctcgcctctctcctctctctctcccaatctcggtCGCCTCTCTCCATCCTCTCCCAATCTCTCTTgccaaatatacaaatacatatgtatattgAGAAAGTACCAATCTTACTTCAAGCTAAATGaaatggaaaaagttcagagttaaaatatcatattttcataACACCCAAACCACTAAAATCTTAAATTGATGATAAGTAATTTGCTAAGCAAGCTgagaagaagttgaagaaggaagaaggagagattttggcttaaaagaaagaagagaaaaatgtgCTTCCTCAAGAGGGTGggggtgaagaagaagaaggggatgggttgtgaagaagaagagatgtgGAGGGTGGGTGGGGtttaattgaattttgatttgttttttctaCTTTAATAAATCTGATGcacctatttttattttttttaaaattattttgccACATCAGTTTTAGGGGGTatataaattcacttttaagtagTAAAGGTGTATAATAGGTCGTAATaatagtttaagcgtgtaactgacttttcggaACAAGTTCAGGAGGGAATCTATACCTTTTCtcgtataaaataatttttaaaaattatatatataatgtcgggttgattTGATCTCGAGTTGACTTTttagttaaaactaaattaatccAAATATAGtcgattttttttcaataccaaatcaaatcattaatcagatttttttccaatttaactCGATTTGCtgtttgattcgattttcggTGAAGACCGATCAAATGTCTATTTGCTTGGGAATTTAACTACACTTATATAGGTACAACACTTAAATGACATGTGATACATATGTTAAAGACCAATCAAATGTCTATTTGTTTGGGAATTTAGCTACACTTGGCACATGAAATTTCTATGTTATAGCTAGTTAAGTTCATTATCTTTATTCCTTTTTATATATTAGTctgataaaaacaaaataatattcagatagaaaatattataatttaaaaggatattaattaatgataaaatatttagtacaaaagtttttattttttatttatttttaaaaattagtaatagatgaatttttttttaaaaaaattataaagtgaAGAATTAAATCccatagataaaataaaaaattatataggcAATCAATTGTGTATACTAAAATTCTAGAtgctttttagttttttaaggtattaattttatttttaaattgttcaaaagtGAAAAGCCGCCGGTCTTCTTGCAGATTTTTTTGACTGGATTTTATGAAAGTTTGACTAATCAAATCATAAAAGAATTTCAGTCAAAttatgtgtgtgtgttttttggTATGAATCAATTCTTGAGAGAGGCAAAATGATtttgttcttactaaattagtgGGAATTTGTGGggttttttacataataataaaCATGTTAATTCACgtgacataaatattaaatattttttttcattttaatttatatgtttactttaatatgatataaaaattgaagagaagTATTGATTATATTCCTAAATTTAgtgtgaattattagttttattctTGAACTATGCGAgaattaaaagtattttttttacttgattaaCTCTACTTATCTATACCTAGATTTTGCAATATAAGtaaaatatatccctaaatTCTTGCCAAATTTAGAGGTGTTTTCGATACTTCTGTAGACTTTTAATTAAGAGTCTCATCCTTTTACAAGAATTTAAGATCACTTGCTATGTCACACGACAGATTGAAGAATCAGGAtatatctaagtttagttagtcaaatagaagtatgtttttaaggCGTCaacaatttaggtttgatggtGTTTCCAATACTTccctctaaaaaaaaaaaattttaaaaaataaaataaaatttttgaggTAGAAGAATTTTGACATGTGATTTTATATGTCACCTGGGAAGGAAGTTTCGTCTCAacactttctttattttttggctTTTTTCAAGAACCCAATAAAGTAGCAGCTACCCACTGCCTTGATGACCAGAAAATCCACAATATCTCTTGATTTCAGCTTATGGGTTTCATCCACAATCAGGTTTTGAGCAATATACTTTGTGAAAGCTTGAATTTTTTAAGTCtgaatttgagttcttgattttgCTTGAAGCTTCCTTTTGCTTTAAAATTTTGTGGGCCTGTAGATTTTCCATGTTTTCAAGTGTTTTGAACTTAGAAATGAGCCAAAGATGTGATCTTTTTGCTTAAACTTAGAGAAAATCTTCAAGATTTTTTGTAACAATTTGAAAGTGGAAACAAGTGTTATGGAAAAAGAAGTTAgttttcaaagtgaaaaaatggaaaaacagCAAAATGGGGTTATGGAGAAGCAGAAAAGTTTTAGGATAGTAATGGAGAGGCAAGTTAGTTTTAGTATTGAGAAGAAAAGGGATAAGGAATCACCAGGGAAAAGAGGGGATTCCCCTCTTCATCTTGCAGCTAGAGCAGGGAATTTAGGAAAGGTGAAAGAAATTATTCAAAAGTTTGATAATAGCAAAGGGGTTAAGGAGTTGTTGTCTTTGCAAAACCAGCAAGGTGAGACTGCATTATATATTGCTGCAGAAAATGGACATACTTTGGTAGTTGTAGAGATTTTGAAACATTTGGACCTTCAAGTTGCTTCTCTTGTAGCAAATAATGGATATGATGCATTCCATGTTGCAGCAAAGCAAGGTCATCTTGGTAAGTTTCAATTAATCATATGAAGTTCTGATTTGGTGTTGATGCAATTAATCTTTCATCCATACCGGTCGTTGTAGTATTACTCATGTAGTTTCTTGTTATTAAATTTCTGTTACTATCTACTGTTTCTTATACTTCGATTATCTCACTATTTTGGTGTAGTTACTGTTCCTTTTTTTCAGAAGGCTTAGTCATGCTTTATGTAGTGTTTTGTCATGATTTCTTCACTTCTGTTATTTCTTTTTATGGTGATCAAATCCGTGTTATGCTCTATTATTCTCAATTATATGGTAAAATGTTCAGAGAAGTTGTGAAACTGTGTTGTTAAAGATCAAATTGGTCTGACCAATATAACTATACAATTTGAATAACATGATGGCAAATACATCTCTGCATCAAGCTGATATTATTGCTTCAATGGTCGTAACGCCATAAAAATATTGCTTAGGTGTTTgttaggaaaaagaaaaattcagtGGGTAATTGCTCGAAGCTTGTTCTAATGACGCATGTCAAACTGGAATTCGGAACATTCTTTTCTTACTTAAACCCCTTAGTAACTTTTTTCATGGTATGGCATTGCAGAAGTACTGAAGGAACTGTTACATTCGTTTCCAAACCTGGTTATGGCTACAGATTCATCCAATTCTACAGCCTTACATACAGCAGCTGCCCAGGGACACGTTGATGTCGTAAATCTGCTTCTGGAGATTGATTCGAACCTTGCTAAGATAGCTCGGAACAATGGGAAAACTGTGCTCCATACAGCAGCGAGAATGGGACACTTGGAAATAGTTAAGTCCCTTCTGAGAAAAGATCCTGAGATTGGCTTTCGAACAGATAGTAAAGGCCAAAGTGCCTTGCACATGGCTGTAAAAGGACAAAATGTTGGCATTGTGCTCGAGTTAATAAAACCGAATCCTTCTGTATTGGCCTTGGAAGATAACAAAGGAAATAGAGCTCTTCATATTGCAACAAAAAAGGGACGGCCACAGGTTTGTGTTTGTTTGTATGTATGTTTCCTGTTAAAAAATCATTTCAGAATTTATGTGTTTACTGGTTATGGCACAGATTTGTTTCAAAACCTGGTTAATGAAGAATAACCCAGctagaaacaaacaaaaatattaggTTCTTTGGTTGATTAAATGCTCCATTTAGGCAATCCATTGTCCTTCTTTCTTGGaaatcttagtagctcagttggttgACTACCTGAATTTTCACCTTGTTGGCGAGGGTTCGGTTTCCCACCTTGTAATCTCTTCCCCAACCCCcaatttctatttattttttcttttaagaaaattgtCCTTCTCTTGCTCTCTCTGTTTTTAGCATTCATGTTGAAATGCTGCTATGTTGCAATTGCAGATGGTACAATGTCTGATATCAATTGAATGCATCGATCTGAATGCCATTAATAAGTCCGGAGAAACAGCTCTTGATATTGCAGAAAAGTTTGGAATGCCAGAGGTTGTTTCCATTCTGAAGGTGGCGGGAGCTACCCATTCCAAAGATCATGGGAAGCCCCCAAATAATACTAAGCAACTCAAGCAGACTGTCAGTGATATAAGACATGATGTTCAGTCCCAACTCCAACAGAGTCGTCAGACAGGCTTCAAAGTACGGAAAATTGCTAAGAAAGTGAAGAAGCTCCACATTAGTGGTCTCAACAATGCCATAAACAATGCCACAGTTGTTGCTGTCCTTATTGCTACTGTAGCTTTTGCTGCCATCTTTACTGTGCCTGGTCAGTATGTTGAACAGAAAAAAGATGGCTTTTCGCTTGGTGAAGCAAATGTAGCTGAAAAAGCAGCTTTCATAATCTTCTTCTTGTTTGACAGTATGGCCTTGTTTATTTCCATTGCTGTTGTTGTTGTCCAGACCTCTCTGGTTGTGATTGAACCGAGAGCAAAGAAGCTACTCATATTTTGGATAAACAGGCTCATGTGGGCAGCTTGTCTCTTCATCTCAGTGTCCTTTATTTCGCTTGCTTATGTGGTTGTTGGATCGAAAGAAAGATGGCTTGCTATCTTTGCAACTGTGATTGGTAGCACCATAATGATCACTACAATTGGTTCCATGTGTTACTGTGTGGTTCGACATAGGCTAGAAGAGTCAAAGATGAGGAGTATAAGAAGGGCAGGGACTCATTCACATTCATACGCTATGTCTGTGGCATCAGATACAGAGCTCTATGGTGAAAGCTACAAGAGGATGTATGCAGTCTAGGAACAAACAGAAAACTTTTTGCCTATGGTGTCAAATCTCaagctccatggatgaaaaggaCAAGTTAATATATGCAGTTCTAAACCGTAAAGTTTGGTGAACGTCTCTTCATAGCACGAGGTTCCAAATGGTCTAGCATACGAAGGATTTATGCTAGTTAGGAACTAAAGAGAATGCTTCCACTAGTATATGCAATAATGCCGCAGTCATATGGCAATTCTCTGATATGGGGTTCTTGCAACACTAGAACTTGCAACCTGAGGCAAGTCTTGCTTAGGAGTTCGAGATTGAGTCTCTAACAAATCATTCAGTTTTGTTTCCACAACATTTAGTAGTTCAAGAGCAAGTTATCTGGAAGTTTCCTACTATATGGCTACAAAAAGTAGCAAAACAAGAGAGCAGCTTGGTAGCAAGGTGTAGATGGCTGATATACAAAACAAACTTCTAAATGAAAATGTACAaacaaaaaagttattttttttttgtgatataaTTCATTGTAGTTCTTCTCTTTATAAAATACAGCTTTTTTGCCACTGCTCTTCCAGATGATGAGGTAGAACATTTCTTGCTCCAACTAGACAGTAGTATCTTTGCATGATCAAATACTAACTTCTCAGTTCTCACTCTGCTGACCTTTGATTTCGTATGCTTCTGATcagtaaaagaagaagagaagtttGTCAACTAACAAACTGAATTAGTTTCTAACAACTTTCACACTGTTCTGCCTTCAATTACTAATATACTGAGATGGCTCGTGGAGCTGGATTTTCGTGTATCAGTTATTGTAGTTTACTTATGTGGCATGTATATGTCCTGGCATGGAGAGATTTTCACAGGTTCTCTCTGAATTTATCATACATCAGTATAGGATTGTGaaacaac
This genomic stretch from Solanum stenotomum isolate F172 chromosome 10, ASM1918654v1, whole genome shotgun sequence harbors:
- the LOC125878188 gene encoding ankyrin repeat-containing protein At5g02620-like gives rise to the protein MEKEVSFQSEKMEKQQNGVMEKQKSFRIVMERQVSFSIEKKRDKESPGKRGDSPLHLAARAGNLGKVKEIIQKFDNSKGVKELLSLQNQQGETALYIAAENGHTLVVVEILKHLDLQVASLVANNGYDAFHVAAKQGHLEVLKELLHSFPNLVMATDSSNSTALHTAAAQGHVDVVNLLLEIDSNLAKIARNNGKTVLHTAARMGHLEIVKSLLRKDPEIGFRTDSKGQSALHMAVKGQNVGIVLELIKPNPSVLALEDNKGNRALHIATKKGRPQMVQCLISIECIDLNAINKSGETALDIAEKFGMPEVVSILKVAGATHSKDHGKPPNNTKQLKQTVSDIRHDVQSQLQQSRQTGFKVRKIAKKVKKLHISGLNNAINNATVVAVLIATVAFAAIFTVPGQYVEQKKDGFSLGEANVAEKAAFIIFFLFDSMALFISIAVVVVQTSLVVIEPRAKKLLIFWINRLMWAACLFISVSFISLAYVVVGSKERWLAIFATVIGSTIMITTIGSMCYCVVRHRLEESKMRSIRRAGTHSHSYAMSVASDTELYGESYKRMYAV